In the genome of Columba livia isolate bColLiv1 breed racing homer chromosome 1, bColLiv1.pat.W.v2, whole genome shotgun sequence, the window atattcctttttaaaagataatattATTTGCATTGTCAAGTGGAAATATTCGGCTTTCTGAACAGGCAGCTTAAACTTCATGGGGATTTCTCTGTCAGGCCGGTTTTATAGTTACCCTCTAAAGCTTCTCCAAACTTTTCGGGTTGGTAAGTATTTCCCTAGCCAGTCGCCACGTTTGTTTGGCCGCGTTTTCCAGGGCCGAGTGAGGTTTGCCCTGAAAGAGGTCTAAGTTGGGCAAGAAGTAATGCGGGCACCTCCTGCACTGCAGGCAGGAGATGAGCTGCAGTAAAATCCCGTTGAGCCGATCCCCCAGGCACGACTCGTCCCAGTCCGATTCGCGGGGATGCTTTTCGCATTCGTATGAAACCAGAGTCTTCATGTGATAATTATTCAGGGGCTGGCCCGGCAGCTCCAGGTGACGGTCCCGTAAGGTTTTGAGGATAGAGAGGCATTTCTTCCTGCAGCCGCCCATCTGCAGTCTGTTCTCGGCTTCCGCGAACTGCAGCACCCAGGCATCGCTCTCGGCCGAGCTCTGCTTGCCGGCCAGAGAGTGGCACTCCTTGGATAAGAGGTTGAAACCTTCCGCCTTGACCTCCGCCACCCGGTTGGGTCCCGGCCAGGGGATGTGGGGGAGCGGCCAGTGGGCAGCACTCCGCGGCCAGATCCCCGTGCATTTGAACGCCGGAGTGATCTGCACGACGTACCTATCCCTGATTCTCAGCTTCACTTCGCTGGTGTCCGCCACCATCTTTACCACGTCTCTGTAACTGCACTTATCCACGGCTTGAGCCACCAGAGTCTGAAATCTGGACCGGATTTTGCGAGCGGAGAGGTAGCCAGACGCCGTGATGAACTCCACCCAGAGGGACATACTCCTCTTGCGCCCGTCGCTTAACTTTAACACAGCGCAGCCCGGCAAGGAGCCGTCGTCCACGAAGTTGAAAACCCCCATTTGGTTCAGGTACAGCACGACTTCAAACTCCGTGGGGGAGATGACTTCCAGCCCCTCGTAGCGATTGTCCATCTCGTTCAAGGAGCTGATGAAGCGAGGCTCCTGCACCTCCACCTCCTTCAGCACGTCCGACACCACTTTGCACACTTCTCGGATCGTTTTGGCGATGGCGGCTTTCCTGGCTTGGCATTTCTCGTTGTAGTATTTATTCAGATGATACACCAGCTTGGCCTGGGCCGCGATCATGTTGGGGCAGAGATCCGGGTTGTATACCGGAGTCTCGCAATAGGCTGTGGGATCCAATGCGGCAGCTAAGGCTGGAGCCAACTTCAGAGGAGAAACAGGCTGCTGCACTCTGAAATGtaacaaatgtttttcaaaatgcgctggggctgctgctcctcagaTGCTCTCTTCCTGCTTTTTTAGATCAGCCGTCTTGAAGTGTGTGTGGCgggggagcggggagggggggggggcgggcgggggacTGGAGGGGGAgatatttttcctccccctttttttaaaggGTCCGTGAGTGAAAGGAAAGCATCGAGAGCTgcaccttccccagcagcaagaaaaacaaaagttgcACTGAGACACAGCGAGGCTTCCAGTagtcaaaataataaaacctcttcgtatttatttatgttttcccGTAGTAATCACTGTGTGTGTGCAAGGTGGTTAATCAGATGGTGGAAAAAAGtgccgtgtgtgtgtgtgtgtatatgtcaGAAGAAGCTGGCTGTTGGTTTGTATAAGAGCCCAGATGCACTCGTGTGGAAATTATAAAGGCAGGGCCAGGCAGGCGGGCGGCCAATCGCCACTGGGCTCGTCACTGCAGCCTCTTTCAGCTCAAACCCGGCTAATTAATCCCTCTCTAGGAGATagatatgtatacacacacacacgcaggcACGTATATAAAGGTAGAAGGTTACTGGCAGAAAAAAACGCCCCGATCATCTGTACGTTCGGAAATCAAGAGAAATCGCTCTCCTTTGGGCGTAACTTGAAGGGTATTGACGTTTCGAAAGGACTTGGCAAAACTGTGCCGCTCCGCACTGAATCCCTGCGTGCCTTCCCACGGCCCAGACGGGACTGCAGGTGTATTAATGGGCATCCATCAACTGGGGAGCCACAGACCAGGCTCACtctggcaggagcaggggcgTAAATTCATTAACTCACACTTGGCCTCACATCACGCTGTCCTTTCCTCCTGATAGTTGTCTGTAACGGCAATCGAGgagttgtttgctttttttctctcgtGAACCGGCTAGTGAACAAGGCAGCAGACTCACGGCAATTTTAGTGTCCTTTGGAATAAAATATTACGCAAAAGTCCACGATTTGTATCGTTTTAAAAGATCTTCTGACGGGCTATAATCGATTTCGAGGTCTAATGCATTTCGGCATTGTCTCTGCcttgctttttgtgtttgtacCTTATGACGGGAGAATCAATCGCTAAACGTATCTGTCAGGTCTTTTTCACGTTCCCTCAAGAAATCAAGTAGGAGATATGAACGGTAAATCTCATTTGCCAGTTTTTAGCTTCGTTTTTATATTCCGTCTAGCGCTTCAATATGTTGTGAAGAGTGGATGttcagctctttttctttttttctttttttttgaaaatagatAAAGTATCTATTAATTTCAAACCTGGACGGTTTCTCGTATTGCGAGCTCTGCTAGCAAGCTGCGTTTAGTAAATGTGCACACGGGAGGTATGCTAGCGACTGCAAACATGCTGGCATGCTACTAATCTGACAGTTTGGGGCTTCGTGTGTGTGATGTGTAATTAGCAAATTTCTTCTCCGGTACCTTAAGTGTTAGTAATCAGGacttttatttgcaaataaacTGGAATGGCAAACTCTTCTGCTTTGCCACCTAACACTGTGCTTCACT includes:
- the MAB21L1 gene encoding putative nucleotidyltransferase MAB21L1 is translated as MIAAQAKLVYHLNKYYNEKCQARKAAIAKTIREVCKVVSDVLKEVEVQEPRFISSLNEMDNRYEGLEVISPTEFEVVLYLNQMGVFNFVDDGSLPGCAVLKLSDGRKRSMSLWVEFITASGYLSARKIRSRFQTLVAQAVDKCSYRDVVKMVADTSEVKLRIRDRYVVQITPAFKCTGIWPRSAAHWPLPHIPWPGPNRVAEVKAEGFNLLSKECHSLAGKQSSAESDAWVLQFAEAENRLQMGGCRKKCLSILKTLRDRHLELPGQPLNNYHMKTLVSYECEKHPRESDWDESCLGDRLNGILLQLISCLQCRRCPHYFLPNLDLFQGKPHSALENAAKQTWRLAREILTNPKSLEKL